A DNA window from Choristoneura fumiferana chromosome 24, NRCan_CFum_1, whole genome shotgun sequence contains the following coding sequences:
- the LOC141441851 gene encoding uncharacterized protein produces MEINEKIIECVRKHNCLWEPRNKHYKNAVLKARVWQAIGEELNESHESIKRKWKSMRDAYIKYKKQIKGTTGSGRKTINFMWAAQLSFLDSSISPRETESNIYGENGTPIMTDSDTSTPSPSTPSTPSTSSTNTNPDTDVTTQPLSPRSPRPFEPSATSRPANKKTAEADVDSIIIDFINKKKEKPRYDGIDYLFLSYAQTFKKLTTHKQAMLKVDLARLFSEAELNELASPQCPQYVQRLSPTYSMISETSDSYTYNTNHSENAANVTNTLFFDVVVKLSPFMTAA; encoded by the exons atggaaataaatgaaaaaattataGAATGTGTTCGTAAACACAATTGTTTGTGGGAGCCACGaaataaacattacaaaaatgCTGTGTTGAAGGCAAGAGTTTGGCAGGCAATTGGTGAAGAATTGAATGAAAGtc ATGAATCTATTAAAAGGAAATGGAAGAGCATGAGAGATgcatatattaaatataaaaaacaaataaaaggaaCGACAGGAAGTGGAAGAAAGACAATCAACTTTATGTGGGCTGCCCAGCTGTCATTTTTGGACAGCAGTATAAGTCCAAGAGAAACTGAATCCAATATTTATGGAGAGAATGGAACCCCAATAATGACGGATTCAGATACTTCGACTCCTTCGCCATCTACGCCATCTACGCCATCAACGTCATCTACAAATACGAATCCCGATACCGATGTAACAACACAACCACTTTCTCCAAGATCGCCTCGTCCATTCGAACCGTCGGCCACATCCCGTCCAGCGAACAAAAAGACTGCAGAGGCAGACGTCGATAGCATAATAATagattttattaacaaaaaaaaagaaaaaccacGGTACGACGGCATTGATTACTTATTCTTAAGTTACgcacaaacatttaaaaaattaacgaCCCACAAACAAGCTATGCTCAAAGTGGACTTAGCTCGACTATTTTCAGAAGCAGAACTTAATGAACTGGCTTCACCACAATGTCCACAATATGTGCAACGTCTGTCACCGACGTATTCTATGATATCGGAAACCTCGGACAGTTATACATATAATACGAATCA